A portion of the Juglans microcarpa x Juglans regia isolate MS1-56 chromosome 1D, Jm3101_v1.0, whole genome shotgun sequence genome contains these proteins:
- the LOC121267767 gene encoding cysteine-rich receptor-like protein kinase 29: MASTIPLMANILTKYMQLDFVEGILSLAPVEVASKTLHIFSNSCPNKKEAIGWFDECMLCYSNCNIFGRMQDTPEFFLLNIDNASAPVDQFNQDRTLLDSLKGRAASGGSQRKFALGNATEPNFKMLHALVQCTPDLSEHDCSECLFEAIGKIPDCCEGKLGERVVGPSCSLDFEIYIFYNVTANINAPPLLPPPSPQPMPRVSLSPSFIYNQYYCFKM, from the coding sequence ATGGCTTCTACAATTCCTCTTATGGCGAATATCCTGACCAAGTATATGCAGTTGGACTTTGTAGAGGGGATATTGAGCTTGGCGCCTGTCGAAGttgcctcaaaaactctacataTCTTCTCAAACAGCtgtccaaataaaaaagaagcaaTAGGTTGGTTTGACGAATGCATGTTATGCTACTCAAACTGCAATATATTTGGTCGCATGCAAGATACTCCCGAGTTCTTTTTGTTGAACATCGATAACGCATCAGCCCCGGTAGATCAGTTCAATCAGGACAGGACTTTATTGGATAGCCTGAAAGGTCGAGCTGCATCAGGTGGTTCTCAACGTAAGTTTGCATTAGGAAATGCAACAGAACCAAACTTCAAAATGCTCCATGCACTTGTGCAGTGCACTCCGGATTTGTCTGAGCATGATTGCAGTGAATGCTTATTCGAGGCAATTGGGAAAATTCCGGATTGTTGTGAGGGAAAACTAGGCGAGAGAGTTGTTGGACCTAGCTGTAGTTTAGATTTTGAGATTTACATCTTCTATAATGTCACAGCTAATATTAATGCACCTCCACTGTTGCCGCCGCCATCGCCTCAACCCATGCCACGAGTATCTCTATCTCCCTCCTTCATCTATAACCAATATTACTGCTTCAAAATGTAA